The proteins below are encoded in one region of Bombus terrestris chromosome 7, iyBomTerr1.2, whole genome shotgun sequence:
- the LOC100645679 gene encoding peptide transporter family 1 isoform X1 — protein MGERKRSIKEIQDYPDNESSTEENQKKMTYPKSIFFIVSNEFCERFSFYGMRTVLTLYLRNQLKYDDNTSTVIYHVFTMFVYFFPIFGAMLADSLMGKFHTILYLSIIYALGQLLLSLSAAPPLGIPAREFSLLGLLLIALGTGGIKPCVAAFGGDQFILPLQERYLSTFFSLFYFSINFGSLISSFLTPLLRSDVTCFGENTCYSLAFFVPAVLMTLSVVIFLLGKPLYRIIKPTGNVVLNVSKCISYAIYKKFTSKNEKRENWLEYADDKYEKSLINDIKAALQVMKLFIPIPIFWALFDQQGSRWTFQATRMDGEIGNFLLQPDQMQVFNPFLVLAFIPLFETCLYPLMRKIGLRTPLRILSIGGFLASLSFVVAALVQYQLEKTFPVLPSKNFAQLRLFNTLDCNVTITTHNPELSFVLESMNMWEDKYVKANGEAKWSYTADFSKCNRADITKFNESAGTILLPEDSATSYVVTQQNELYRYTDSVDKSISGAPLIRGLVYVNSSREPVSLKFTKGDATVFEFKINSISLQETSLAELKPDTYDIYLNGILVKKDVRLRLGGVYTVVGSVIGEEAMANVVTVTEPNSMHILWLIPQYVIITMGEVMFSVTGLEFAFTQAPASMKSLLQASWLLTVAFGNLIVVIVAEISIFDRQVYEFLLFAGLMFIDIIIFAVMAKFYKYVDEDEITEETIHMSQETGAFNASYHQDEK, from the exons ATGGGCGAGAGGAAACGCTCTATCAAGGAGATACAAG ATTATCCGGACAATGAGAGTAGCACGGAGGAAAATCAAAAG AAGATGACGTATCCCAAGTCGATATTTTTTATCGTGTCCAATGAATTCTGCGAGAGATTCTCTTTCTATGGAATGCGTA CTGTACTGACGCTTTATCTAAGGAACCAATTAAAATACGACGATAACACATCTACCGTCATATACCATGTGTTCACGATGTTCGTATACTTTTTCCCTATATTCGGAGCGATGCTGGCGGATTCCTTAATGGGAAAATTTCACACCATCTTATACTTGAGTATCATTTATGCTCTAGGCCAACTTCTGCTATCTCTAAGCGCTGCGCCCCCGTTAGGTATACCTGCCAG AGAATTTTCATTGCTTGGTCTACTCCTTATAGCCCTTGGCACAGGCGGTATAAAACCTTGCGTGGCTGCATTCGGCGGCGATCAATTCATACTACCGCTACAGGAACGATACTTGTCCACATTCTTCTCCCTGTTTTACTTTTCTATCAACTTTGGATCTCTGATCTCGAGCTTCCTCACGCCCCTGCTTCGTAGCGATGTCACGTGTTTCGGCGAAAATACCTGTTATTCTCTGGCATTTTTTGTGCCAGCCGTTCTTATGACGTTATCCGTCG TGATATTCCTCCTTGGGAAACCTTTGTACAGAATAATCAAGCCGACGGGCAACGTCGTTTTGAATGTTTCCAAGTGCATTTCT TACGCTATCTACAAAAAGTTTACGTCAAAGAATGAGAAAAGGGAGAATTGGCTCGAGTATGCGGATGACAAGTACGAGAAATCACTGATAAACGATATTAAAGCGGCTCTGCAGGTGATGAAATTGTTTATTCCGATACCGATATTTTGGGCGCTTTTCGATCAGCAAGGCTCTCGATGGACGTTTCAAGCGACCCGAATGGACGGCGAAATCGGAAATTTCCTGCTTCAACCAGATCAGATGCAAGTGTTCAATCCTTTTTTGGTGCTCGCCTTCATACCTTTGTTCGAGACTTGTCTCTATCCTCTTATGAGGAAGATCGGCTTACGAACTCCGCTGAGAATCTTGTCTATCGGCGGTTTCTTAGCTTCTTTGTCGTTCGTAGTAGCGGCCCTGGTTCAATATCAGCTCGAG AAAACGTTTCCGGTTTTGCCTTCGAAAAATTTCGCACAATTGCGCCTTTTCAATACTCTGGATTGTAACGTAACTATAACGACGCATAATCCTGAATTATCTTTTGTCCTCGAAAGTATGAACATGTGGGAGGACAAATATGTCAAAGCGAATGGCGAAGCAAAATGGAGTTATACGGCAGATTTTTCAAAATGCAATAGAGCCGATATCACGAAATTCAATGAATCGGCTG GAACGATCCTGTTACCCGAAGACAGTGCGActtcttacgttgtaacgcagcAAAATGAACTTTATCGTTACACGGATTCGGTGGATAAATCGATCTCTGGCGCACCTTTGATACGTGGACTCGTCTACGTAAATTCATCACGGGAGCCTGTATCTCTGAAATTTACGAAGGGCGACGCGACAGTCTTTGAATTCAAGATAAACAGTATTTCGCTTCAGGAAACCAGTCTAGCTGAACTCAAACCTGACACATACGATATTTATTTGAATGGTATATTAGTAAAAAAAGACGTACGTCTGAGACTTGGCGGAGTTTATACGGTGGTCGGATCTGTTATCGGAGAAGAAGCAATGGCTAACGTCGTAACTGTAACCGAACCAAATTCCATGCATATATTGTGGTTGATTCCTCAATATGTTATTATCACGATGGGTGAAGTCATGTTCTCGGTGACCGGCTTAGAATTTGCATTCACGCAAGCCCCTGCCAGTATGAAGTCTCTTCTACAGGCTTCTTGGCTATTGACAGTAGCTTTTGGTAATCTCATCGTAGTCATTGTGGCGGAAATCTCGATTTTCGATCGTCAG GTTTATGAATTCCTTTTGTTCGCGGGATTGATGTtcatcgatataattattttcgctgtaatggcgaaattttacaagtacGTAGACGAAGACGAAATTACCGAAGAAACCATTCATATGAGCCAAGAAACTGGAGCGTTTAATGCGTCTTATCATCAAGATGAGAAGTGA
- the LOC100645679 gene encoding peptide transporter family 1 isoform X2 has product MTTEKEEKAKKMTYPKSIFFIVSNEFCERFSFYGMRTVLTLYLRNQLKYDDNTSTVIYHVFTMFVYFFPIFGAMLADSLMGKFHTILYLSIIYALGQLLLSLSAAPPLGIPAREFSLLGLLLIALGTGGIKPCVAAFGGDQFILPLQERYLSTFFSLFYFSINFGSLISSFLTPLLRSDVTCFGENTCYSLAFFVPAVLMTLSVVIFLLGKPLYRIIKPTGNVVLNVSKCISYAIYKKFTSKNEKRENWLEYADDKYEKSLINDIKAALQVMKLFIPIPIFWALFDQQGSRWTFQATRMDGEIGNFLLQPDQMQVFNPFLVLAFIPLFETCLYPLMRKIGLRTPLRILSIGGFLASLSFVVAALVQYQLEKTFPVLPSKNFAQLRLFNTLDCNVTITTHNPELSFVLESMNMWEDKYVKANGEAKWSYTADFSKCNRADITKFNESAGTILLPEDSATSYVVTQQNELYRYTDSVDKSISGAPLIRGLVYVNSSREPVSLKFTKGDATVFEFKINSISLQETSLAELKPDTYDIYLNGILVKKDVRLRLGGVYTVVGSVIGEEAMANVVTVTEPNSMHILWLIPQYVIITMGEVMFSVTGLEFAFTQAPASMKSLLQASWLLTVAFGNLIVVIVAEISIFDRQVYEFLLFAGLMFIDIIIFAVMAKFYKYVDEDEITEETIHMSQETGAFNASYHQDEK; this is encoded by the exons ATGACTACCGAAAAGGAGGAGAAAGCGAAG AAGATGACGTATCCCAAGTCGATATTTTTTATCGTGTCCAATGAATTCTGCGAGAGATTCTCTTTCTATGGAATGCGTA CTGTACTGACGCTTTATCTAAGGAACCAATTAAAATACGACGATAACACATCTACCGTCATATACCATGTGTTCACGATGTTCGTATACTTTTTCCCTATATTCGGAGCGATGCTGGCGGATTCCTTAATGGGAAAATTTCACACCATCTTATACTTGAGTATCATTTATGCTCTAGGCCAACTTCTGCTATCTCTAAGCGCTGCGCCCCCGTTAGGTATACCTGCCAG AGAATTTTCATTGCTTGGTCTACTCCTTATAGCCCTTGGCACAGGCGGTATAAAACCTTGCGTGGCTGCATTCGGCGGCGATCAATTCATACTACCGCTACAGGAACGATACTTGTCCACATTCTTCTCCCTGTTTTACTTTTCTATCAACTTTGGATCTCTGATCTCGAGCTTCCTCACGCCCCTGCTTCGTAGCGATGTCACGTGTTTCGGCGAAAATACCTGTTATTCTCTGGCATTTTTTGTGCCAGCCGTTCTTATGACGTTATCCGTCG TGATATTCCTCCTTGGGAAACCTTTGTACAGAATAATCAAGCCGACGGGCAACGTCGTTTTGAATGTTTCCAAGTGCATTTCT TACGCTATCTACAAAAAGTTTACGTCAAAGAATGAGAAAAGGGAGAATTGGCTCGAGTATGCGGATGACAAGTACGAGAAATCACTGATAAACGATATTAAAGCGGCTCTGCAGGTGATGAAATTGTTTATTCCGATACCGATATTTTGGGCGCTTTTCGATCAGCAAGGCTCTCGATGGACGTTTCAAGCGACCCGAATGGACGGCGAAATCGGAAATTTCCTGCTTCAACCAGATCAGATGCAAGTGTTCAATCCTTTTTTGGTGCTCGCCTTCATACCTTTGTTCGAGACTTGTCTCTATCCTCTTATGAGGAAGATCGGCTTACGAACTCCGCTGAGAATCTTGTCTATCGGCGGTTTCTTAGCTTCTTTGTCGTTCGTAGTAGCGGCCCTGGTTCAATATCAGCTCGAG AAAACGTTTCCGGTTTTGCCTTCGAAAAATTTCGCACAATTGCGCCTTTTCAATACTCTGGATTGTAACGTAACTATAACGACGCATAATCCTGAATTATCTTTTGTCCTCGAAAGTATGAACATGTGGGAGGACAAATATGTCAAAGCGAATGGCGAAGCAAAATGGAGTTATACGGCAGATTTTTCAAAATGCAATAGAGCCGATATCACGAAATTCAATGAATCGGCTG GAACGATCCTGTTACCCGAAGACAGTGCGActtcttacgttgtaacgcagcAAAATGAACTTTATCGTTACACGGATTCGGTGGATAAATCGATCTCTGGCGCACCTTTGATACGTGGACTCGTCTACGTAAATTCATCACGGGAGCCTGTATCTCTGAAATTTACGAAGGGCGACGCGACAGTCTTTGAATTCAAGATAAACAGTATTTCGCTTCAGGAAACCAGTCTAGCTGAACTCAAACCTGACACATACGATATTTATTTGAATGGTATATTAGTAAAAAAAGACGTACGTCTGAGACTTGGCGGAGTTTATACGGTGGTCGGATCTGTTATCGGAGAAGAAGCAATGGCTAACGTCGTAACTGTAACCGAACCAAATTCCATGCATATATTGTGGTTGATTCCTCAATATGTTATTATCACGATGGGTGAAGTCATGTTCTCGGTGACCGGCTTAGAATTTGCATTCACGCAAGCCCCTGCCAGTATGAAGTCTCTTCTACAGGCTTCTTGGCTATTGACAGTAGCTTTTGGTAATCTCATCGTAGTCATTGTGGCGGAAATCTCGATTTTCGATCGTCAG GTTTATGAATTCCTTTTGTTCGCGGGATTGATGTtcatcgatataattattttcgctgtaatggcgaaattttacaagtacGTAGACGAAGACGAAATTACCGAAGAAACCATTCATATGAGCCAAGAAACTGGAGCGTTTAATGCGTCTTATCATCAAGATGAGAAGTGA